A region from the Silene latifolia isolate original U9 population chromosome 7, ASM4854445v1, whole genome shotgun sequence genome encodes:
- the LOC141590159 gene encoding uncharacterized protein LOC141590159, translated as MRKNGRWLEHGRTKPVEIWGLPKLKLDASMFKVFGFWASSIYCYVLGANPPSHVNDGFVRRLWRQLSIDKVSFQPNGICIIRFSKSEDKDMFLIFGPLFFDNKPFIIKNWSPELKCVKDKPDLVNIWVRFYYMELKFWGKALPKIAGLVGKAIRCDKATDNREFLEYARFMVEVKVGDTLPEVVKFIDEKDQVHKQEVYYEWKPLVCSLCKGLAMMRCAKRGRWRRSKLL; from the coding sequence ATGAGGAAGAATGGCAGGTGGTTGGAGCACGGAAGAACAAAACCGGTGGAAATTTGGGGTTTGCCTAAACTCAAACTTGATGCCTCGATGTTCAAGGTGTTTGGATTTTGGGCTTCTTCTATTTATTGCTATGTTCTTGGTGCTAATCCCCCTAGTCATGTGAATGATGGGTTTGTGAGGAGGTTATGGCGCCAATTATCGATTGATAAGGTATCATTCCAACCTAATGGTATTTGTATCATTCGATTTAGTAAGAGTGAAGATAAGGATATGTTCTTAATCTTTGGGCCTTTGTTTTTTGATAATAAACCCTTTATTATTAAGAATTGGAGCCCAGAACTTAAGTGTGTGAAGGATAAACCAGACCTGGTGAATATTTGGGTGCGATTCTATTATATGGAACTCAAATTTTGGGGGAAAGCGTTACCTAAGATTGCTGGGTTGGTTGGGAAAGCTATAAGGTGTGACAAGGCTACAGATAATAGGGAATTCCTGGAATATGCTAGGTTTATGGTTGAGGTCAAAGTTGGGGACACTCTACCTGAAGTTGTGAAGTTTATTGATGAGAAAGATCAGGTCCATAAACAAGAGGTGTATTATGAATGGAAGCCTTTGGTCTGTAGCTTGTGTAAAGGATTAGCCATGATGAGATGTGCAAAAAGAGGAAGGTGGAGAAGAAGCAAGCTCCTGTGA